From one Streptomyces sp. CA-210063 genomic stretch:
- a CDS encoding helix-turn-helix domain-containing protein: protein MTADTPLTGRLDDDDYPAYTMGRAAEMLGTTPAFLRAIGEARLITPLRSEGGHRRYSRYQLRIAARARELVDKGTPIEAACRIVILEDQLEEAQRINAEYRRRAGHEAPDGSAPGSG, encoded by the coding sequence ATGACAGCAGATACACCGCTCACTGGTCGTCTGGACGACGACGACTACCCCGCCTACACGATGGGCCGGGCAGCCGAGATGCTCGGCACCACCCCGGCCTTCCTCCGCGCCATCGGTGAGGCTCGGCTGATCACTCCGCTGCGCTCGGAGGGCGGACACCGCCGGTACTCCCGCTACCAGCTCCGGATCGCGGCGCGCGCCCGCGAGCTCGTCGACAAGGGCACCCCGATCGAGGCCGCGTGCCGCATCGTCATCCTCGAGGACCAGCTCGAGGAAGCCCAGCGCATCAACGCCGAGTACCGCCGCCGTGCCGGGCACGAAGCGCCCGACGGTTCCGCTCCCGGTTCCGGCTGA
- a CDS encoding NAD(P)/FAD-dependent oxidoreductase has translation MKHRIVVLGAGYAGAFAAGNLARRLSPADTEITVVNAVPDFVERMRLHQLASGQDLAFRKLADVFAGTGVRLRLARVTGVDPERRTVAVTGEDGDGELAYDTLLYALGSSVAHHGVPGVAEYAFDVTGRSSALRLRERLAGLGGGGTVLVVGEGLTGIETATEFAESRPDLSVALAARGELGAWLSPKARRHLRRAFDRLGITVHEHTGIDAVEPTRAIAADGRSIPADVTVWSAGFAVHPIAAASGLEVAETGQIVVDRTMRSVSHPDVYAAGDCAYAIGENGRPLPMSCASAGFTNMQATAAIIARLTGGEIPTVGLKYYGNHISLGRRDAIFQMVDGDARSKPWYLGGRSAARLKAGILKGAEWGIAYPTFGMPKRRRRLATAPDPAGVRVAA, from the coding sequence ATGAAGCACCGCATCGTCGTCCTCGGCGCCGGATACGCCGGGGCCTTCGCCGCCGGGAACCTGGCCCGTCGGCTCTCCCCCGCCGACACCGAGATCACCGTCGTCAACGCCGTGCCCGACTTCGTCGAGCGGATGCGGCTGCACCAGCTCGCGAGCGGCCAGGACCTGGCGTTCCGCAAGCTCGCCGACGTATTCGCGGGCACGGGGGTGCGGCTGCGCCTGGCGCGCGTCACCGGCGTCGACCCCGAGCGCAGGACCGTCGCCGTGACCGGTGAGGACGGTGACGGCGAACTCGCGTACGACACGCTTCTCTACGCACTCGGCAGCTCGGTCGCCCACCACGGCGTCCCCGGCGTGGCCGAGTACGCCTTCGATGTGACCGGCAGGTCCTCGGCGCTGCGTCTGCGCGAGCGTCTGGCCGGCCTGGGCGGGGGCGGCACCGTGCTGGTCGTCGGTGAGGGGCTGACCGGCATCGAGACCGCCACCGAGTTCGCCGAGTCCCGGCCCGACCTCTCGGTGGCGCTCGCCGCCCGCGGTGAGCTGGGCGCCTGGCTCTCCCCGAAGGCCCGCCGCCACCTGCGCCGGGCCTTCGACCGGCTCGGCATCACCGTCCATGAGCACACCGGCATCGACGCCGTCGAGCCGACACGGGCGATCGCCGCCGACGGCAGGTCCATCCCGGCCGACGTGACCGTGTGGTCGGCCGGGTTCGCCGTGCACCCCATCGCGGCCGCGAGCGGCCTGGAGGTCGCCGAGACCGGCCAGATCGTCGTCGACCGCACCATGCGCTCGGTCTCGCACCCGGACGTCTACGCCGCCGGTGACTGCGCCTACGCGATCGGCGAGAACGGCAGGCCGCTGCCGATGTCCTGCGCCTCGGCCGGCTTCACCAACATGCAGGCGACCGCCGCGATCATCGCGCGCCTGACGGGCGGCGAGATCCCGACCGTCGGGCTGAAGTACTACGGCAACCACATCAGCCTCGGGCGGCGGGACGCGATCTTCCAGATGGTGGACGGGGACGCCCGGTCGAAGCCCTGGTACCTGGGCGGCCGGAGTGCCGCGCGGCTCAAGGCGGGCATCCTCAAGGGAGCCGAGTGGGGCATCGCCTACCCGACCTTCGGCATGCCGAAGCGCAGGCGCCGCCTGGCCACCGCACCGGACCCGGCCGGTGTACGGGTCGCCGCATAG
- a CDS encoding SCO5918 family protein — protein MRCVIARYPFDLTKSGVLASMKGVAPGLITGESVTIGRRRYPVKQVGQILTRQDSRDFTSGEVVRAMTRLGFTCHDHLEAAPVRVATPFQTASALLGVASLDG, from the coding sequence ATGCGCTGTGTCATCGCCCGGTACCCGTTCGACCTGACCAAGAGCGGAGTGCTGGCGTCCATGAAGGGCGTCGCGCCCGGACTCATCACGGGTGAGTCCGTGACCATCGGCCGCCGTCGCTACCCGGTCAAGCAGGTGGGCCAGATCCTCACCCGGCAGGACAGCCGCGACTTCACCAGCGGCGAGGTCGTCCGGGCCATGACCCGTCTCGGCTTCACCTGCCACGACCACCTCGAGGCCGCGCCCGTGCGTGTCGCCACTCCGTTCCAGACCGCGTCGGCACTGCTCGGCGTCGCCTCCCTGGACGGATGA
- a CDS encoding peptidoglycan-binding protein: MSTKAGPQRYPVASRANWYQDDFGGDPMQVNVVVLHTTEGPTLPGYGGGSSAPNLTAVPDLAAKKLRWYQHFDIETSSRALVNLRGGVETNTMNVCQVELVGTCDPKTHAKWKAAGRAHVYWPDAPDWALRGVADFLAWMHEEHGVPLSGPKTWPAYPTSYANGGGQRMTAAQWTGFKGVCGHMHVPENVHGDPGAVDFARIIKYAKADLDLGDDTPEATTPAKPKVPAFPGRKYFVGGASNAYVLQLGKQLVKRGFGDHYKVGPSRTWGEADRLNVRAFQKSRKELRGDADGTPGPLTWRLLFS, encoded by the coding sequence ATGAGCACCAAGGCCGGTCCCCAGCGCTACCCCGTCGCGAGCCGGGCGAACTGGTACCAGGACGACTTCGGGGGTGACCCGATGCAGGTGAACGTCGTCGTGCTGCACACCACGGAGGGTCCCACGCTGCCCGGATACGGCGGCGGCTCGTCCGCGCCGAATCTGACGGCGGTCCCCGACCTCGCCGCCAAGAAGCTGAGGTGGTACCAGCACTTCGACATCGAGACCTCCTCCAGAGCGCTGGTCAATCTGCGGGGCGGTGTCGAGACGAACACCATGAACGTGTGCCAGGTCGAGCTGGTCGGCACCTGCGACCCGAAGACCCACGCGAAGTGGAAGGCCGCGGGCCGGGCGCACGTCTACTGGCCGGACGCGCCCGACTGGGCGCTGCGGGGCGTCGCCGACTTCCTGGCCTGGATGCACGAGGAACACGGCGTACCGCTGTCCGGCCCGAAGACATGGCCCGCGTACCCCACGTCGTACGCGAACGGCGGCGGCCAGCGGATGACGGCCGCCCAGTGGACCGGCTTCAAGGGCGTCTGCGGGCACATGCACGTGCCCGAGAACGTCCATGGCGACCCCGGCGCGGTCGACTTCGCCCGGATCATCAAGTACGCGAAGGCCGATCTGGACCTGGGCGACGACACCCCGGAGGCGACCACCCCCGCCAAGCCGAAGGTCCCCGCCTTCCCGGGCCGCAAGTACTTCGTGGGCGGGGCCTCGAACGCGTACGTCCTGCAGCTCGGCAAGCAGCTGGTGAAGCGCGGCTTCGGCGACCACTACAAGGTCGGCCCCAGCAGGACCTGGGGCGAGGCGGACCGGCTGAACGTGCGGGCCTTCCAGAAGTCGCGCAAGGAACTGCGCGGCGACGCCGACGGCACCCCCGGCCCGCTGACCTGGCGCCTGCTGTTCTCCTGA
- a CDS encoding DUF5990 family protein: MRIRIDAVDLPGLTRPASADGRVPAYGNLHVAVQRRDRPAELLEPQRGDAPSATWTLECTTSTSPTGTEIKGPYVQDRLGRRFIYLSWGTVDESGAFTMFRRAKLMLDVVPADVLAAAARDGLLIGRLGLTDAQGGPLCARVEPPHITWTAARADQETVPSANGPM, from the coding sequence ATGCGTATCCGCATCGACGCCGTCGACCTGCCCGGCCTCACCCGCCCCGCCTCCGCCGACGGCAGAGTCCCCGCGTACGGCAACCTCCATGTCGCCGTGCAACGCCGCGACCGGCCGGCCGAACTCCTGGAGCCACAGCGCGGCGACGCACCGTCCGCGACGTGGACCCTGGAGTGCACCACGAGCACCTCGCCGACCGGCACCGAGATCAAAGGGCCCTACGTGCAGGACCGTCTGGGCCGACGGTTCATCTACCTGTCGTGGGGCACGGTCGACGAGTCGGGCGCCTTCACGATGTTCCGCCGCGCCAAGCTCATGCTCGACGTCGTCCCCGCCGACGTACTCGCCGCCGCCGCACGCGACGGGCTGCTGATCGGACGCCTCGGCCTGACCGACGCCCAGGGCGGACCCCTGTGCGCGCGAGTGGAGCCCCCGCACATCACCTGGACCGCCGCACGCGCCGACCAGGAGACGGTGCCATCGGCGAACGGGCCGATGTGA
- a CDS encoding Fpg/Nei family DNA glycosylase codes for MPELPDVEGFRKVLESCAKGRVIQRVDVRDPGVLHGTSTERLRDALEGRRFTEPERHGKWLLARTGGPTLLLHFGMTGRLLCGRPDDAVEAHDRVLFTVARDRQLRYRDQRKLRGLWLADDESEVARLLERQGPDAMAVNREEFEAALAARRGSVKTALTDQSVLAGLGNLLADEILWRAGLRPTSRASDLTEADCRRLYTQMRRTLRSAVTAGCVPPRDTWLTGHRDDPVPTCPRCDNPLRRSRMAGRGTVWCPQCQ; via the coding sequence ATGCCCGAGCTGCCGGACGTCGAGGGTTTTCGGAAGGTGCTCGAGTCCTGCGCGAAGGGCAGGGTCATCCAACGCGTCGACGTGCGCGATCCGGGCGTACTGCACGGGACGAGCACGGAGCGGCTGCGTGACGCGCTGGAAGGCCGGCGCTTCACCGAGCCGGAGCGGCACGGGAAGTGGCTGCTCGCCCGCACCGGCGGCCCCACCTTGTTGCTGCACTTCGGCATGACCGGCCGACTGCTCTGCGGCCGTCCCGACGACGCGGTCGAGGCGCACGACCGTGTCCTGTTCACCGTGGCCCGTGACCGTCAGCTCCGCTACCGCGACCAGCGCAAGCTGAGGGGCCTCTGGCTGGCCGACGACGAGTCGGAGGTCGCACGGCTGCTGGAGCGCCAGGGTCCCGACGCGATGGCGGTGAACCGTGAGGAGTTCGAGGCCGCGCTCGCCGCACGCCGCGGCAGCGTCAAGACGGCCCTCACCGACCAGTCCGTGCTGGCCGGACTCGGCAATCTGCTGGCCGACGAGATCCTGTGGCGGGCGGGGCTGCGTCCCACGAGCCGGGCGAGCGATCTCACCGAGGCCGACTGCCGTCGCCTGTACACGCAGATGCGCCGCACCCTGCGCTCCGCGGTCACCGCCGGCTGCGTCCCGCCGCGGGATACCTGGCTCACCGGTCACCGCGACGACCCCGTCCCCACCTGCCCGCGCTGCGACAACCCCCTGCGCCGGTCCCGTATGGCAGGCCGCGGCACGGTGTGGTGTCCGCAGTGCCAGTGA
- a CDS encoding cold-shock protein, with the protein MATGTVKWFNAEKGFGFIEQDGGGADVFAHYSNIAAQGFRELQEGQKVSFDIAQGQKGPTAENIVPA; encoded by the coding sequence ATGGCTACTGGCACCGTGAAGTGGTTCAACGCGGAAAAGGGCTTCGGCTTCATCGAGCAGGACGGCGGCGGCGCCGACGTCTTCGCCCACTACTCGAACATCGCCGCCCAGGGCTTCCGCGAGCTGCAGGAAGGCCAGAAGGTGTCCTTCGACATCGCTCAGGGCCAGAAGGGTCCGACGGCCGAGAACATCGTTCCCGCCTGA
- a CDS encoding DEAD/DEAH box helicase, with translation MNRARTARTTRTNDRSWGSAAKRSGAPRRSNGYDRRQTAPQGEFALPVTVTPPLPAVESFADLALPAPLLSALGHEGVTTPFPIQGATLPNSLAGRDVLGRGRTGSGKTLAFGLAVLARTAGRRAEPRQPLALVLVPTRELAQQVTDALTPYARSVRLRLATVVGGMSIGRQVGALRTGAEVVVATPGRLKDLIDRGDCRLDDVDITVLDEADQMADMGFMPQVTALLDQVRPGGQRMLFSATLDRNVDRLVRQYLADPVVHSVDPSAGAVTTMEHHVLHVHDADKHRTTTEIAARDGRVIMFLDTKHAVDRLTEHLLKSGVRAAALHGGKSQPQRTRTLAQFKTGHVTVLVATNVAARGIHVDNLDLVVNVDPPSDHKDYLHRGGRTARAGESGSVVTLVTPSQRRGMSRLMASAGIAPQITSVRSGEAELTRITGAQAPSGVPVVITAPAVARPRRAGSSGSSGAPSSRGRHDRPARGRATGQAGRRRAQRPAVAPAA, from the coding sequence TTGAACCGCGCACGCACCGCCCGCACGACCCGTACCAACGACCGCTCCTGGGGGTCCGCGGCCAAGCGCTCGGGGGCTCCCCGGCGTTCCAACGGCTACGACCGCCGACAGACCGCACCCCAGGGCGAGTTCGCGCTGCCGGTGACGGTCACTCCCCCGCTGCCCGCCGTCGAGTCGTTCGCCGACCTCGCCCTGCCGGCGCCGCTGCTGAGCGCGCTCGGGCACGAGGGTGTGACCACACCGTTCCCCATCCAGGGGGCGACCCTGCCGAACTCCCTCGCCGGACGTGACGTGCTCGGCCGCGGCCGCACCGGGTCGGGCAAGACCCTCGCCTTCGGCCTCGCCGTACTGGCCCGTACCGCGGGCCGGCGCGCGGAGCCGCGGCAGCCGCTCGCCCTCGTCCTCGTCCCCACCCGCGAGCTGGCCCAGCAGGTGACCGACGCGCTCACCCCGTACGCCCGCTCCGTGCGGCTGCGGCTGGCCACCGTGGTCGGCGGCATGTCGATCGGCCGGCAGGTGGGTGCGCTGCGGACCGGCGCGGAGGTCGTCGTGGCGACGCCGGGACGGCTCAAGGACCTCATCGACCGGGGCGACTGCCGACTGGACGACGTCGACATCACCGTCCTCGACGAGGCCGACCAGATGGCCGACATGGGCTTCATGCCCCAGGTCACCGCCCTGCTCGACCAGGTGCGCCCCGGAGGGCAGCGGATGCTCTTCTCGGCCACCCTGGACCGCAACGTCGACCGGCTGGTCCGCCAGTACCTGGCCGACCCGGTGGTCCACTCCGTCGACCCCTCGGCGGGCGCGGTCACCACGATGGAGCACCACGTGCTCCACGTGCACGACGCGGACAAGCACCGGACGACCACCGAGATCGCGGCGCGCGACGGCCGGGTGATCATGTTCCTGGACACCAAGCACGCCGTGGACCGGCTGACCGAGCACCTGCTGAAGAGCGGTGTCCGCGCCGCGGCTCTGCACGGCGGCAAGTCCCAGCCCCAGCGCACCCGGACCCTCGCCCAGTTCAAGACCGGACATGTGACGGTGCTGGTGGCGACCAATGTCGCGGCCCGCGGCATCCACGTCGACAACCTCGACCTGGTCGTCAACGTGGATCCGCCCAGCGACCACAAGGACTACCTGCACCGCGGCGGCCGTACCGCCCGGGCCGGCGAGTCCGGCAGCGTCGTCACCCTCGTGACACCCTCCCAGCGCCGCGGCATGAGCCGGCTGATGGCCTCGGCCGGCATCGCCCCCCAGATCACCTCCGTACGGTCCGGTGAGGCGGAGCTGACCCGCATCACAGGCGCCCAGGCCCCTTCCGGTGTCCCGGTCGTCATCACCGCACCGGCCGTGGCACGTCCTCGGCGCGCCGGGTCGTCCGGGTCGTCCGGGGCTCCCTCGTCCCGAGGCCGCCACGACCGTCCCGCCCGGGGGCGCGCCACCGGACAGGCGGGGCGGCGCAGGGCGCAGCGGCCCGCCGTCGCCCCGGCGGCCTAG
- a CDS encoding TetR/AcrR family transcriptional regulator — protein sequence MSNSEYPDPVPSDPVPSELVPSELVQAALRVARAREAAVADVPLQAIAREAGISRSTLLRRLGGGRRALDDAVRAAGVDPGGQKPVRERAIEAGAALISGHGLASLSLERVASSAQCSVHSLYAAFGGREEMLQAIFLRYSPMVDVEAVVATQPADLDSTVRKIYALMATAIGREPRVMPAILAELLARPQDESLQPLVQYIYPRLFAGVGKWLTAEIAAGRIRDLPPLLLLQQMSSPLVMHLLLRPATRQVPDLPSPSIEEVCDTFADAFLRAVALPAP from the coding sequence GTGTCAAACAGTGAGTATCCCGACCCGGTTCCCTCCGACCCCGTTCCCTCCGAGCTCGTTCCCTCCGAGCTCGTCCAGGCCGCGCTGCGTGTGGCCCGGGCCCGTGAAGCCGCCGTCGCGGATGTGCCCCTGCAGGCCATCGCGCGGGAAGCGGGCATCTCCCGCAGCACGCTGCTGCGCCGCCTGGGCGGTGGCCGCCGCGCTCTCGACGACGCGGTACGAGCCGCCGGCGTCGACCCGGGCGGCCAGAAACCCGTGCGCGAACGCGCCATCGAAGCCGGAGCCGCACTGATCAGCGGCCACGGACTGGCATCACTGTCCCTCGAGCGCGTCGCCTCGTCCGCCCAGTGCTCGGTCCACAGCCTCTACGCCGCGTTCGGCGGCCGGGAGGAGATGCTCCAGGCCATCTTCCTGCGCTACAGCCCGATGGTGGACGTCGAAGCGGTCGTGGCGACGCAGCCGGCCGACCTGGACAGCACGGTCCGGAAGATCTACGCGCTCATGGCCACGGCCATCGGACGCGAACCCCGCGTCATGCCGGCCATCCTCGCTGAACTCCTGGCCCGCCCGCAGGACGAGTCCCTCCAGCCCCTCGTCCAGTACATCTACCCCCGCCTGTTCGCGGGCGTCGGAAAGTGGCTCACCGCCGAAATCGCGGCAGGCCGTATCCGCGACCTGCCGCCGCTGCTGCTCCTCCAGCAGATGTCGAGCCCCCTCGTGATGCACCTCCTCCTCCGGCCGGCCACGCGACAGGTCCCCGACCTGCCGTCCCCGTCCATCGAAGAGGTCTGCGACACGTTCGCCGACGCCTTCCTCCGCGCCGTCGCCCTTCCGGCCCCATGA
- the chvE gene encoding multiple monosaccharide ABC transporter substrate-binding protein, translating into MRNRRAAFAVIGGTVSLALTLSACGGETSESGSVERGTIGIAMPTQASERWLTDGKSVVENLQGKGYKTELVYGEDDPETQVSQIEKLIKQGVDALIVAAIDNTSLNGALQQAADADIPVISYDRLIRGTENVDYYVSFDNEQVGRLQALHIIEKLGLEDGKGPFTIELFAGSPDDNNTKYFFDGAMHLLQPYLDSEQLVVRSGQTALKRITTLRWDGPTAKKRMDRILAESYRSERVDAVLSPYDGISIGILSALKADGYGSAGKPFPVITGQDAELASVKLIVAGEQSQTVYKDLRQLAERAAFMADDILNDQTPELNNRRAYKNGVKAVPAYLLQPISVDKTNYESVLIGTGYYTAADLK; encoded by the coding sequence ATGCGCAACCGAAGAGCCGCCTTCGCCGTCATCGGCGGAACCGTCTCGCTCGCCCTCACCCTGTCCGCCTGCGGCGGCGAGACCAGCGAGAGCGGCAGCGTCGAACGCGGCACCATCGGCATCGCGATGCCGACCCAGGCCTCCGAGCGCTGGCTCACCGACGGCAAGAGCGTCGTCGAGAACCTGCAGGGCAAGGGGTACAAGACCGAGCTGGTCTACGGCGAGGACGACCCGGAGACCCAGGTCTCGCAGATCGAGAAACTGATCAAGCAGGGCGTCGACGCGCTGATCGTCGCGGCCATCGACAACACGTCGCTGAACGGCGCGCTCCAGCAGGCCGCCGACGCGGACATCCCCGTGATCTCCTACGACCGGCTCATCCGCGGCACCGAGAACGTCGACTACTACGTCTCCTTCGACAACGAGCAGGTCGGCCGGCTCCAGGCCCTCCACATCATCGAGAAGCTCGGCCTGGAGGACGGCAAGGGCCCGTTCACCATCGAACTGTTCGCCGGCTCCCCCGACGACAACAACACCAAGTACTTCTTCGACGGCGCCATGCACCTCCTGCAGCCGTACCTGGACAGCGAGCAGTTGGTGGTCCGGTCCGGGCAGACCGCGCTCAAGCGGATCACCACCCTGCGCTGGGACGGGCCCACCGCGAAGAAGCGCATGGACCGCATCCTCGCCGAGTCGTACCGGAGCGAGCGGGTCGACGCGGTCCTCTCCCCGTACGACGGCATCTCGATCGGCATCCTGTCCGCGCTGAAGGCCGACGGCTACGGCTCCGCCGGCAAGCCCTTCCCGGTCATCACGGGACAGGACGCCGAACTGGCCTCGGTGAAGTTGATCGTCGCGGGTGAGCAGTCGCAGACCGTCTACAAGGACCTCCGGCAGCTCGCCGAGCGGGCCGCGTTCATGGCCGACGACATACTCAACGACCAGACGCCGGAGCTGAACAACAGAAGGGCCTACAAGAACGGCGTCAAAGCCGTGCCCGCCTACTTGCTTCAGCCGATCAGCGTCGACAAGACCAACTACGAGTCCGTTCTGATCGGGACCGGCTACTACACCGCCGCCGACCTCAAGTAG
- a CDS encoding CU044_5270 family protein codes for MNANTSRRNTAEWEEGAQLFDRTTRDLPPGRHRFHKERMMAQIHETQAEERTAAKPTAPARTRRFSLPRPAIVLPALAAALAGVVVAGVVASGGSGVQDEGVATGPALTTTVGAATSKGVPQLLDRIALAAGEGDHPTVEPGQYIYVESKSAGTFVKTVDDKSTLASHELHRRQVWMSPDGTKGWLIDPAVNDSSEGETLSLPDEQGNTPEANLNAPSYDYLTKLTTDPDALLAKIYKETEGQGNTPDQQAFATIGDLLSESYPPAELYSALFKTAAKIPGVVVVDDAVDAVGRHGVAVARLDETSGQREEWIFDKKTHVFLGERIVQVNGNSGEDALIKPGTVVYTSAVMNRAIVDGIKQTPSQTG; via the coding sequence ATGAACGCGAACACGTCCCGGCGGAACACCGCCGAGTGGGAAGAAGGCGCCCAGCTCTTCGACCGGACGACACGCGACCTGCCACCGGGCCGTCACCGGTTCCACAAGGAGCGCATGATGGCCCAGATTCACGAGACCCAGGCGGAAGAGCGTACGGCGGCGAAGCCGACGGCCCCCGCGCGGACCCGGCGCTTTAGCCTGCCGCGCCCCGCGATCGTCCTGCCCGCGCTGGCCGCCGCCCTCGCCGGCGTGGTCGTCGCCGGGGTGGTCGCCTCCGGCGGCAGCGGAGTCCAGGACGAAGGCGTCGCCACCGGACCGGCCCTGACCACGACCGTCGGCGCCGCGACCAGCAAGGGCGTGCCGCAACTGCTCGACCGGATCGCGCTGGCGGCCGGCGAGGGGGACCATCCGACCGTCGAGCCCGGCCAGTACATCTACGTCGAGTCCAAGTCGGCCGGCACCTTCGTCAAGACGGTCGACGACAAGAGCACCCTGGCCAGCCACGAGCTGCACCGCCGCCAGGTGTGGATGTCGCCGGACGGCACCAAGGGCTGGCTGATCGACCCGGCCGTCAACGACAGCTCCGAGGGCGAGACCCTGAGCCTCCCCGACGAGCAGGGCAACACCCCCGAGGCGAACCTGAACGCCCCGTCGTACGACTATCTGACCAAGTTGACCACCGACCCCGACGCCCTGCTGGCCAAGATCTACAAGGAGACCGAGGGGCAGGGCAACACCCCCGACCAGCAGGCGTTCGCCACCATCGGTGACCTGCTCTCCGAGAGCTACCCCCCGGCGGAGCTGTACTCGGCACTTTTCAAGACCGCCGCGAAGATCCCCGGTGTCGTCGTGGTCGACGACGCGGTGGACGCGGTGGGCCGACACGGCGTGGCGGTGGCCCGGCTGGACGAGACCAGCGGTCAGCGCGAGGAATGGATCTTCGACAAGAAGACCCATGTCTTCCTGGGCGAGCGCATCGTCCAGGTGAACGGGAACAGCGGAGAGGACGCCCTGATCAAGCCCGGCACGGTCGTCTACACCAGCGCCGTCATGAACCGCGCCATCGTCGACGGCATCAAGCAGACGCCGTCCCAGACCGGCTGA
- a CDS encoding RNA polymerase sigma factor, with protein sequence MRTRVRAGDPSAFAELFDTYARAVYNHAFRLAADWSTAEDVMAATFMEAWRLRDKVDPEGGSLRPWLLGIATNTARNQFRSNRRYRAAAEAAAAAELSVPDHAEEVADRLDGRRRLATALTALAALRRPEREVIALCLGEGLDYEAAAEALGIPVGTVASRLSRARKKLRKVAEAAEVDWPGLQPPREQGELRHPAATAALEKSLGKREVGRPGRQTRGDHAHAIRPAQEGNR encoded by the coding sequence ATGCGTACCCGGGTACGGGCCGGGGATCCGAGCGCGTTCGCCGAGCTCTTCGACACGTATGCGCGCGCGGTCTACAACCATGCCTTCCGGCTGGCCGCCGACTGGTCGACGGCCGAGGACGTGATGGCAGCGACCTTCATGGAGGCCTGGCGGCTGCGCGACAAGGTCGACCCGGAAGGCGGTTCCCTGCGGCCCTGGCTGCTGGGCATCGCCACCAACACGGCGCGCAACCAGTTCCGGAGCAACCGGCGCTACCGGGCGGCGGCGGAGGCGGCCGCGGCCGCCGAACTGTCGGTGCCCGACCACGCCGAGGAGGTGGCCGACCGGCTCGACGGCCGGCGGCGCCTCGCGACGGCACTCACCGCGCTCGCGGCGCTGCGCCGGCCGGAGCGCGAGGTCATCGCGCTCTGTCTGGGGGAGGGCCTGGACTACGAGGCCGCGGCGGAGGCGCTGGGCATTCCGGTCGGCACGGTCGCCTCCCGGCTCTCCCGCGCCCGCAAGAAGCTCCGCAAGGTCGCCGAGGCCGCCGAGGTCGACTGGCCGGGACTTCAACCACCAAGAGAACAAGGGGAGTTGAGACATCCGGCTGCGACAGCGGCCCTCGAAAAAAGTCTCGGGAAACGGGAAGTCGGCCGCCCCGGCCGACAGACAAGAGGCGATCACGCACACGCGATCCGGCCCGCACAGGAAGGAAACCGATGA